A genomic region of Elaeis guineensis isolate ETL-2024a chromosome 9, EG11, whole genome shotgun sequence contains the following coding sequences:
- the LOC105031943 gene encoding glycosyl hydrolase 5 family protein has product MKIPMRPVLYLLLLLSFLSSNSLRASLATSSPSLPLSTSSRWIVDGNGRRVKLACVNWAAHLEAAAAEGLGKQPLDTISGGVVALGFNCVRLTWPLYLLTNVSLGSLPLRASLAGLGLLESAAAVAVNNPALLDLSLLQAFQAVVSNLASNNIMVILDNQISKAGWCCSKFDDNGFFGDKYFDPDEWLQGLTMMATMFNSTTNVVGMSLRNELRGPKQNISLWYRYMQRGAEAVHAANPNLLIILSGLDYDKDLSFLSESQVNLTFTDKVVFELHWYGFSDGGDWENGNPNEVCGSVVDNMMKKGGFLLEQGWPLFLSEFGVDQSGRNMADNRFLSCFLSVAAELDLDWALWALQGSYYIREGQLGYDETYGLLGWDWCKARNSSFVNRISALQAPFQGPGLSNNSPYNIIFHPLTGLCVVKKFSSKNLLELGQCADSEAWNYTAEQHVMLEDTKYCMLAKGVGRRARLGTSCGGSNSIWELISDSKMHVSTKLPINGSTVCLDISQDGTVITNLCKCLSLDGTCNPDSQWFKIIRSTRERESQTAYLKLPSQG; this is encoded by the exons ATGAAGATTCCCATGAGACCCGTTCTgtatctccttctccttctctcatTCCTTTCATCAAATTCTCTTCGGGCCAGTTTGGCAACATCCTCGCCATCCCTCCCCTTGTCGACGAGCTCGCGATGGATCGTGGACGGGAACGGTCGGCGGGTGAAGCTGGCCTGCGTCAACTGGGCGGCGCACCtggaggcggcggcggcggaagGGCTGGGGAAGCAGCCGCTCGACACCATTTCCGGGGGAGTGGTTGCTCTGGGCTTCAACTGTGTCCGTCTCACTTGGCCACTCTACCTCCTCACGAACGTCTCTCTCGGCTCCCTCCCCCTCCGCGCCTCCCTCGCTGGCCTCGGCCTCCTCGAGTCCGCCGCCGCCGTCGCCGTCAACAACCCGGCGCTGCTGGATCTCTCGCTCCTACAGGCCTTTCAG GCTGTGGTGTCAAATCTGGCAAGCAACAACATAATGGTCATACTGGACAATCAAATAAGCAAGGCTGGGTGGTGCTGCAGCAAATTTGATGACAATGGCTTCTTCGGAGACAAATACTTTGATCCTGATGAATGGTTACAGGGCCTAACAATGATGGCAACAATGTTCAATAGTACGACCAATGTGGTCGGCATGAGCTTGAGGAACGAGCTCCGTGGGCCCAAGCAGAATATTAGCCTTTGGTACAG GTACATGCAAAGAGGTGCAGAGGCAGTGCATGCAGCAAATCCTAATCTTTTAATCATACTATCAGGGTTAGACTATGATAAAGATCTCAGCTTCTTATCTGAGTCGCAAGTGAATTTAACATTCACAGACAAGGTTGTATTTGAGCTGCATTGGTACGGGTTCTCAGATGGCGGCGATTGGGAGAATGGGAACCCTAATGAAGTATGTGGAAGTGTAGTGGATAACATGATGAAGAAAGGAGGCTTCCTATTAGAACAAGGGTGGCCATTGTTCCTCTCTGAATTTGGTGTGGATCAAAGTGGAAGGAATATGGCTGACAACCGCTTCTTGAGTTGCTTCCTAAGTGTGGCAGCTGAACTGGATCTGGATTGGGCTCTGTGGGCATTGCAAGGGAGTTACTATATTAGAGAGGGGCAACTGGGCTATGATGAGACCTATGGGTTGCTTGGCTGGGATTGGTGTAAGGCTAGGAATTCAAGTTTTGTAAATAGAATTTCTGCTCTGCAAGCTCCCTTCCAAG GTCCTGGTCTATCCAACAATTCTCCATACAATATAATCTTCCATCCGTTGACTGGACTTTGTGTTGTAAAAAAGTTTTCTTCGAAGAACCTGCTTGAGTTAGGCCAGTGCGCAGATTCAGAAGCCTGGAACTACACAGCAGAACAGCATGTCATGCTAGAAGACACAAAATACTGCATGCTAGCCAAAGGCGTAGGACGGCGGGCAAGGCTTGGAACCAGCTGTGGTGGCTCCAATTCAATTTGGGAACTAATTTCAGACTCCAAGATGCATGTTTCAACCAAACTTCCCATAAATGGCAGCACTGTATGTTTGGATATCAGCCAGGATGGTACTGTCATAACTAATTTGTGCAAGTGCCTAAGCCTGGATGGGACATGCAATCCAGATAGCCAATGGTTCAAAATTATCAGAAGcactagagaaagagagagccAAACTGCTTATTTAAAATTACCCTCCCAAGGATAG